In the genome of Bradyrhizobium arachidis, one region contains:
- a CDS encoding alpha/beta hydrolase, which translates to MLNFLLSAVTVLLAGTTLAGSASSAELPKGAAHNIVLVHGAFVDQTSWQPVADILTKKGYNVTLVENPLTSLTADVDATKQALAKQDGKTVLVGHSWGGVVITQAGNDPKVSALVYVSAFAPDVGESLASLSKAGPPTEGGNAIHPDAKGNLYIDPKVFPSAVAADLPPEIAEHLAKSQLPLSVAAFEAPVTIAAWRDKPTFDVITTKDKVIAPEAQKSFAARMKAQVTDVAGSHASLVVHAKEVAEVIEKATLVK; encoded by the coding sequence ATGCTAAATTTCCTCCTCTCAGCCGTCACCGTACTCCTGGCCGGAACGACATTGGCCGGCTCCGCTTCTTCCGCCGAACTGCCCAAGGGAGCAGCCCACAACATCGTGCTCGTGCACGGCGCTTTCGTGGACCAGACGAGCTGGCAGCCCGTTGCCGACATTCTCACGAAGAAGGGCTACAACGTCACGCTCGTCGAAAATCCGCTCACCTCGCTCACAGCTGACGTCGATGCCACCAAGCAGGCGCTCGCGAAACAGGACGGCAAGACCGTGCTGGTCGGCCATTCCTGGGGCGGCGTGGTGATCACGCAAGCCGGCAATGATCCCAAGGTCTCGGCGCTGGTCTACGTCTCCGCCTTCGCGCCCGATGTCGGCGAATCCCTGGCATCGCTGTCAAAGGCCGGCCCGCCGACCGAAGGCGGCAACGCGATCCATCCCGACGCGAAGGGCAATCTGTACATCGATCCCAAGGTGTTTCCGTCGGCGGTCGCGGCTGACCTTCCGCCGGAGATCGCCGAGCACCTGGCCAAATCGCAGCTTCCATTGAGTGTCGCTGCGTTCGAGGCTCCCGTGACCATTGCGGCCTGGCGTGACAAGCCGACCTTCGATGTCATCACCACGAAGGACAAGGTCATCGCGCCCGAGGCCCAGAAGTCGTTCGCAGCCAGGATGAAGGCTCAGGTGACGGACGTTGCCGGCAGCCATGCCTCGCTCGTCGTCCATGCCAAGGAAGTCGCCGAGGTCATCGAAAAGGCAACGCTCGTGAAATGA
- a CDS encoding AraC family transcriptional regulator: MDILAQVLDRVRLGGTLLFHFELGHPWNLELPARPYALFHYLSRGSATLALEQGQEIQMTEGDFVVITRGEPHGFYSDRRAKPLQIVDLDRSSARLGVVRHGGRAKPSSTMICGNFTVSRPSFDSVLELLPPVLLLKPTADGGWLEAILRRMVSESALERPGQRVALSRLTEVLFVEVLRSWIASLSPGQGGWLGAISDPHIGPALRLIHENPERPWTLSDLGQRVGLGRSVFSARFTKLVGQSMHRYVIERRMAEAAFLLETTDEPIARIASQVGYETAAAFSKLFHRHHGMSPGRYRTAQRLDRRQGQLRGSDAKVSD; encoded by the coding sequence ATGGACATCCTCGCCCAGGTGCTCGATCGCGTTCGTCTCGGCGGGACGTTGCTGTTTCATTTCGAGCTCGGCCATCCCTGGAATCTGGAGCTGCCGGCGCGCCCCTATGCCCTGTTTCACTATCTCAGCCGGGGCTCGGCGACCCTCGCGCTCGAACAGGGACAGGAAATCCAGATGACAGAGGGCGACTTTGTCGTGATCACGCGCGGCGAGCCCCATGGGTTTTATTCGGATCGCCGGGCCAAGCCTTTGCAGATCGTGGACCTCGATCGATCGTCAGCACGTCTGGGCGTCGTTCGTCACGGCGGCCGTGCAAAGCCGTCCTCGACCATGATCTGCGGCAATTTCACCGTGTCGCGGCCCTCGTTCGACAGCGTGCTGGAATTACTTCCGCCCGTGCTTCTGCTGAAGCCGACGGCGGACGGGGGCTGGCTCGAAGCCATCCTGCGCCGCATGGTGAGTGAGTCCGCGCTCGAGCGTCCTGGCCAGCGCGTCGCGCTTTCACGCTTGACGGAAGTGCTGTTTGTCGAGGTGCTCCGAAGCTGGATCGCGTCTCTCAGTCCCGGACAGGGCGGCTGGCTCGGGGCCATATCGGACCCGCATATCGGACCGGCGCTCAGATTGATCCACGAAAACCCGGAGCGGCCCTGGACGCTGAGCGACCTCGGGCAACGCGTGGGGCTCGGCCGCTCGGTATTTTCGGCCCGCTTCACCAAGCTCGTCGGCCAGTCCATGCACCGTTACGTGATCGAACGCCGGATGGCGGAAGCGGCATTCCTGCTCGAAACCACCGATGAGCCCATCGCACGGATCGCGAGCCAGGTCGGTTACGAGACAGCGGCGGCGTTCTCAAAACTCTTTCATCGACATCATGGCATGTCGCCCGGCCGCTACCGGACCGCTCAACGCCTCGATAGAAGGCAAGGTCAACTGCGCGGTTCGGACGCGAAAGTCTCCGATTGA
- a CDS encoding serine hydrolase domain-containing protein: protein MSAATQAPATATETDPETLGWMRGFPPSPDRTITFQNGSFRSFPELRWAWSNVRQLVPTVNVWRGAGPASVLPRVDHDIGGSASTTMDGRPMTFAKMLEETYTDGIAVLHRGRLIYERYFGALKPHKPHIAMSVTKSFTGVLAGMLVAEGRIDPQAPVTDYVPELKASGFGDARVHEVMDMTTGLEYTEVYTDKNSHVWGLRRANGMAPIPADYDGPTTIFDFLVAQKKQGEHGKAFAYKTVNTDVLAWIVRRASGMTLSDLLSERIWTRIGAEEDAHYHVDRIGTESGGGGLSTTLRDLARFGETMRNHGRFNGRQIVPSQVVEDIARGGDPEKFKPAGYTTLPGASYRNQWWVTHNAHGAYMARGVHGQGIYVDPKAEMVIARYASHPTAGNAANDPVTLPAYMALAKELMAGG, encoded by the coding sequence ATGTCTGCTGCGACCCAAGCGCCCGCCACCGCGACCGAGACCGACCCCGAAACCCTCGGCTGGATGCGCGGCTTCCCGCCATCTCCCGACCGCACCATCACCTTCCAGAACGGCTCGTTCCGCAGCTTCCCCGAGCTGCGCTGGGCGTGGAGCAATGTGCGTCAGCTGGTGCCGACGGTGAATGTCTGGCGTGGGGCAGGGCCTGCATCCGTGCTGCCGCGCGTGGACCATGACATCGGCGGCTCAGCCTCAACCACGATGGACGGCCGGCCCATGACCTTCGCAAAAATGCTGGAGGAGACGTACACCGACGGCATCGCGGTGCTGCATCGAGGCAGGCTGATCTATGAGCGCTATTTTGGCGCGCTGAAGCCGCACAAGCCGCATATCGCGATGTCGGTGACGAAGTCGTTCACCGGCGTGCTCGCGGGCATGCTGGTCGCGGAGGGCCGGATCGATCCGCAGGCGCCGGTCACCGACTATGTGCCGGAGCTGAAGGCGAGCGGGTTTGGCGACGCGCGCGTGCACGAGGTCATGGATATGACCACGGGGCTCGAATACACCGAAGTCTACACCGACAAGAACTCGCACGTCTGGGGCCTGCGGCGCGCCAACGGCATGGCGCCGATCCCGGCTGATTATGATGGCCCGACCACCATTTTCGATTTCCTCGTCGCGCAGAAGAAGCAGGGCGAGCACGGCAAGGCCTTTGCCTACAAGACCGTCAACACCGACGTGCTCGCCTGGATCGTCAGGCGCGCCAGCGGCATGACGCTGTCGGACCTGCTCTCCGAGCGGATCTGGACCCGGATCGGCGCCGAGGAGGATGCGCATTATCACGTCGACCGCATCGGCACCGAGAGCGGCGGCGGTGGTCTGTCCACGACGCTCCGCGATCTCGCCCGCTTCGGCGAGACCATGCGCAACCACGGTCGCTTCAACGGCCGGCAGATCGTGCCGTCGCAGGTGGTCGAGGACATCGCGCGCGGCGGCGATCCCGAAAAGTTCAAGCCGGCCGGCTACACCACGCTGCCCGGCGCCTCCTATCGCAATCAATGGTGGGTCACGCACAACGCCCACGGCGCCTATATGGCGCGCGGCGTTCACGGCCAGGGCATCTATGTCGATCCCAAGGCCGAGATGGTGATCGCACGCTACGCCTCGCACCCCACGGCGGGCAACGCCGCCAACGATCCGGTGACGCTGCCGGCGTACATGGCGCTGGCGAAGGAGTTGATGGCGGGCGGGTAG
- a CDS encoding AraC family transcriptional regulator → MTAALQNYQARMRRVLEHIDRHLDTDLDLDSLSCVAAFSKFHFHRQFSATFGLSVHRYVQLARMKRASYRLAYSDALSVTDIAMDAGYDAPDAFARAFRQRFGQSPSSFRKSPVWEPWLAAFGPLDIARSKLMQTTFTPDDVTIRDVPTIKVAIMEHRGDPAMLGTTIQRFIAWRKSAGLHPSTSPTFNVWRSERRPAQPADYSADLCAGTDQPIVANGEDIKAGEIPGGRCAVLRVVGYTDNLEPAALYLYRDWLPASGEEARDFPLYCQRLSFFPDVPEHETVAELFLPLK, encoded by the coding sequence ATGACGGCGGCGCTGCAAAACTATCAGGCTCGGATGCGCAGGGTGCTGGAGCATATCGACCGGCATCTCGACACGGATCTGGACCTGGACAGCCTCAGCTGCGTTGCGGCCTTCTCGAAATTCCATTTCCACCGGCAGTTTTCGGCAACCTTCGGGTTGTCGGTGCATCGCTATGTCCAGCTCGCCCGTATGAAGCGCGCTTCCTACCGGCTGGCTTACAGCGACGCCCTGAGCGTCACTGACATCGCGATGGACGCCGGCTACGATGCACCGGATGCCTTCGCCCGCGCCTTTCGGCAACGGTTCGGGCAGTCGCCGTCTTCGTTCCGGAAATCGCCGGTGTGGGAACCGTGGCTTGCGGCCTTCGGGCCTCTCGATATTGCGAGGAGCAAGCTCATGCAGACGACCTTTACCCCTGACGACGTGACGATCCGCGACGTGCCCACCATCAAGGTGGCGATCATGGAACACCGCGGCGACCCGGCGATGCTCGGCACCACCATCCAGCGCTTCATCGCCTGGCGCAAGTCCGCGGGCCTGCACCCCAGCACGAGCCCGACCTTCAATGTCTGGCGATCCGAACGGCGACCGGCGCAGCCGGCCGATTACAGCGCGGACCTCTGTGCCGGGACCGATCAGCCGATCGTGGCGAATGGCGAAGACATCAAGGCCGGCGAGATCCCCGGCGGACGCTGCGCCGTGCTGCGCGTCGTCGGCTACACCGACAATCTGGAGCCCGCCGCGCTCTATCTCTATCGCGACTGGCTTCCGGCCAGCGGCGAGGAAGCGCGCGACTTCCCGCTCTATTGCCAGCGGCTGAGCTTCTTCCCTGACGTGCCGGAGCACGAGACGGTCGCCGAGCTGTTCCTGCCGCTGAAGTAG
- a CDS encoding SRPBCC family protein, whose translation MEIDVARVLGLVTRSVRNFEKDGKAASAVTLTRLYDTSVDDLWDAVTSRERIPRWFLPVEGDLKIGGRYQLKGNAGGTITACTPPSHFAATWEFGGGVSWIDVQLAAERGQARLTLEHTAIIEDHWNQFGPGAVGIGWDLALAGLERYVATGASVDHETAEAWMGSPAGKDFMTMSGEYWRAAHVASGVDPAEAKQRSDRTIAFYRGEMPPGIAHPGTGS comes from the coding sequence ATGGAGATCGACGTCGCCCGGGTGTTGGGGCTTGTGACGCGTTCGGTGAGGAATTTCGAGAAAGATGGCAAGGCGGCGAGTGCGGTGACGCTGACGCGCCTGTACGACACCAGCGTCGACGATCTCTGGGACGCCGTGACCAGCCGGGAGCGTATTCCGCGCTGGTTCCTGCCGGTCGAGGGCGATCTCAAGATTGGCGGACGGTATCAGCTCAAGGGCAATGCCGGCGGCACCATCACCGCGTGCACGCCGCCGAGCCACTTTGCAGCGACATGGGAATTCGGCGGCGGGGTGAGCTGGATCGACGTCCAGCTCGCAGCCGAACGGGGCCAGGCGCGTTTGACGCTTGAGCACACCGCGATCATCGAGGATCATTGGAATCAGTTCGGTCCGGGCGCGGTGGGGATCGGCTGGGACCTCGCCCTTGCGGGGCTCGAGCGATATGTTGCGACCGGGGCGTCGGTCGACCACGAGACGGCCGAGGCATGGATGGGCTCTCCCGCGGGCAAGGACTTCATGACGATGAGCGGCGAGTACTGGCGCGCGGCGCATGTCGCAAGCGGTGTCGATCCGGCCGAAGCGAAGCAGCGCTCGGATCGCACCATCGCGTTCTATCGCGGCGAGATGCCGCCCGGCATCGCCCATCCGGGCACAGGAAGCTGA
- a CDS encoding ArsR/SmtB family transcription factor: MHAFEVLADPVRRRILELLVSGEMASGEVVEVIGAEFGITQAAVSQHLKVLRESGFAIVRAEAQRRLYSVDIAGLRAVDAWIGQFRNFWEPKLDALATEIARGKRERRNAPITKRGGKRA; this comes from the coding sequence ATGCACGCCTTCGAGGTCCTCGCCGATCCCGTGCGCCGCCGCATCCTCGAGCTGCTGGTATCAGGCGAAATGGCGTCCGGCGAGGTCGTTGAGGTGATCGGGGCCGAGTTCGGCATCACGCAGGCGGCCGTGTCGCAGCACCTCAAGGTGCTGCGCGAGAGCGGCTTTGCCATCGTCCGCGCGGAGGCGCAGCGACGGCTCTATTCGGTCGACATTGCCGGGCTTCGCGCGGTGGATGCGTGGATCGGCCAGTTCAGGAATTTCTGGGAGCCGAAGCTGGATGCCCTGGCGACCGAGATCGCGCGCGGAAAACGCGAGCGTCGCAACGCGCCGATCACCAAGCGGGGCGGGAAGAGGGCGTGA
- a CDS encoding FAD-dependent oxidoreductase translates to MTPPVTIVGAGLGGLTLARVLHLHGILVTLYEAEASAMARTQGGMLDIHDDSGQLALKAAGLFEEFRSLIHEGGQASRVLDQHGKVLLDEPDDGTGGRPEVRRGALRRMLLDSLPAETIRWGKKLASVAAHGDGRHELTFADGSHVSTELLVGADGAWSKVRALLSSATPDYVGTSFIETYLRDADAQHAASAEAVGGGGMFANAPGKGIFAHREPDSVLHAYIALNRPAEWFTAIDFTDAPGATAHIAAEFEGWAPALTALMTDADTPPVLRMLHTLPNDHRWDRARGVTLLGDAAHLMSPAGDGANLAMLDGAELGKAIAAHPADIEAALATYEAALFPRSQSAAIGAHQILELCLGDRAPHSLVDFFTGMRERMPE, encoded by the coding sequence ATGACGCCCCCCGTCACGATCGTCGGCGCAGGCCTCGGCGGCCTCACCCTCGCCCGCGTGCTGCACCTGCATGGCATTCTCGTCACTCTCTACGAAGCCGAGGCTTCCGCGATGGCGCGGACGCAAGGCGGGATGCTCGACATCCACGACGACAGCGGACAGCTCGCGCTGAAGGCGGCAGGACTGTTCGAGGAATTCCGCAGCCTCATTCACGAAGGCGGACAGGCCTCTCGCGTGCTCGACCAGCACGGCAAAGTGCTGCTCGACGAGCCCGACGATGGCACGGGCGGACGGCCCGAGGTGCGTCGCGGCGCCCTGCGGCGCATGCTTCTGGACTCCCTGCCCGCGGAAACGATCCGATGGGGCAAGAAGCTCGCGAGCGTCGCCGCGCATGGCGACGGACGGCATGAGCTGACATTCGCAGACGGGTCGCACGTGAGCACCGAACTGCTTGTGGGCGCAGATGGCGCCTGGTCGAAGGTCCGGGCGCTGCTGTCGAGCGCGACGCCGGATTATGTCGGCACGTCGTTCATCGAGACCTATCTGCGCGATGCCGACGCGCAGCACGCTGCGTCAGCCGAGGCCGTCGGCGGCGGCGGAATGTTTGCGAACGCACCCGGCAAGGGCATCTTCGCGCATCGCGAGCCCGACAGCGTGCTGCACGCCTACATCGCGCTGAACCGCCCGGCTGAATGGTTCACCGCGATCGATTTCACCGATGCTCCTGGCGCGACGGCGCACATCGCGGCTGAATTCGAGGGCTGGGCGCCGGCGCTCACGGCGTTGATGACCGATGCCGACACGCCGCCGGTGCTACGCATGCTCCACACACTCCCGAACGACCATCGCTGGGACCGCGCGCGTGGGGTGACGCTGCTCGGCGATGCCGCGCATTTGATGTCACCGGCCGGCGACGGCGCGAACCTCGCGATGCTCGATGGTGCGGAGCTCGGCAAGGCCATCGCCGCGCACCCCGCCGACATCGAAGCGGCGCTGGCAACTTACGAAGCCGCGCTATTCCCCCGCAGCCAGTCAGCCGCGATAGGCGCGCACCAGATCCTGGAGCTCTGCCTCGGCGACCGCGCGCCGCACAGCCTGGTGGACTTCTTCACCGGGATGCGGGAGAGGATGCCGGAATGA
- a CDS encoding TetR/AcrR family transcriptional regulator, which produces MQVQHAGEGEAAEACADDRDGGRHRGPLRMFMEHRSIVLERCSSHVKVPLMAKKTHRVERRTDALSRERIIAAAIEILDAGGEGALTVRALAAHLATGSGAIYWHVADKSELLAAATDEVIARVMSEVGGGARPREAIRSVALGVFDAIDVHPWVGAQLFREPWRPAMLEIIESIGGRLQALGVPPAAQFDSASALVHYILGVAGQNAANARVHAPDTDRSAFLASVAAQWEALDPAKYPFVRQMAAQLRDHDDRAQFLAGIDLILAGIGTVR; this is translated from the coding sequence ATGCAGGTGCAGCACGCGGGCGAGGGTGAGGCCGCCGAGGCCTGCGCCGACGATCGTGACGGGGGGCGTCATCGGGGTCCTTTACGAATGTTTATGGAACACCGTTCCATAGTATTGGAACGCTGTTCCAGTCATGTCAAGGTGCCGTTGATGGCGAAGAAGACTCACCGAGTTGAACGGCGCACTGACGCTCTGTCGCGGGAGCGGATCATCGCGGCCGCAATCGAAATTCTCGACGCCGGCGGCGAGGGAGCCCTGACCGTCCGTGCGCTCGCTGCGCATCTCGCAACAGGAAGCGGCGCGATCTATTGGCACGTCGCCGACAAGAGCGAGCTGCTTGCGGCGGCGACCGACGAGGTCATCGCGCGTGTCATGTCCGAGGTGGGCGGTGGCGCCCGGCCGCGCGAGGCAATCCGGTCGGTCGCGCTCGGCGTGTTCGACGCGATCGATGTCCATCCCTGGGTCGGCGCGCAGCTCTTCCGCGAGCCGTGGCGGCCCGCGATGCTGGAGATCATCGAGAGCATCGGCGGACGGCTCCAGGCGCTCGGTGTGCCCCCGGCCGCCCAGTTCGATTCGGCGTCGGCGCTCGTGCACTACATTCTCGGCGTTGCCGGGCAGAATGCCGCCAACGCACGCGTTCATGCCCCTGATACAGATCGGTCCGCCTTTCTCGCCTCCGTCGCCGCGCAGTGGGAGGCACTCGATCCCGCGAAGTATCCATTCGTGCGACAGATGGCGGCGCAGCTGCGCGACCACGACGATCGCGCGCAGTTTCTCGCCGGTATCGATCTGATCCTGGCGGGGATCGGCACGGTTCGGTAG
- a CDS encoding peptide deformylase — protein sequence MTIRPIVRYPDRRLTVPARPVTAFDEALRELAGDLLETMRAAPGIGITAPHIGVPLRVVVLELDATAGPQTYVNPAIEWASPEMIMHKEGSVSMPGVNDEVQRHARVRISYWDLDGNMQTEESEALRAVCHQHEIDQLDGMFWIQRLSRLKRERLVKKFEKLSRGS from the coding sequence ATGACCATTCGTCCGATCGTCCGTTATCCCGACCGCCGCCTCACAGTCCCTGCCCGCCCCGTCACCGCGTTCGACGAGGCCTTGCGCGAGCTTGCCGGCGATTTGCTCGAGACGATGCGCGCCGCGCCGGGCATCGGCATCACCGCCCCGCATATCGGCGTGCCCCTGCGCGTCGTCGTGCTCGAGCTCGACGCCACAGCGGGGCCTCAGACTTACGTCAATCCGGCGATCGAATGGGCCTCGCCCGAGATGATCATGCACAAGGAAGGCAGCGTCTCGATGCCCGGCGTCAACGACGAGGTGCAGCGCCACGCCCGCGTGCGGATCAGCTATTGGGATCTCGACGGCAACATGCAGACCGAGGAGTCCGAAGCCTTGCGCGCCGTCTGCCACCAGCACGAGATCGACCAGCTCGACGGCATGTTCTGGATCCAGCGGCTATCGCGGCTGAAGCGCGAGCGGCTGGTGAAGAAGTTCGAGAAGCTGTCGCGGGGTTCATAG